A window of Apium graveolens cultivar Ventura chromosome 8, ASM990537v1, whole genome shotgun sequence contains these coding sequences:
- the LOC141680627 gene encoding cytochrome P450 76A2-like has protein sequence MEWIWNYILCSVLIGLLSFLWHLRSIRYNRKLPPGPRGWPIFGNIFELGNLPHRSLAALKPKYGPVVWTNLGSVKTMTVLSAAAAEELFRNHDLSFINRTIVDTMWSHDFGKCSTGSVPYGDYWRTLRRICAVELFTTKKLNETKLIRQKCVDNMVLWIQKEIKERGSTGFELTHFVFPALYNMMGNILISRDLVDPHSKIASEFYLAMAGFLECMGRPNVSDIFPWLRWLDLQGLRKRMDHDLGKTIEITSGFVEDRVKQRKKKEGRLSESKDFLDVLLDSKDTEKDEPVKLSDHQIIIFLLEMFFGGTETFSATIEWAMSELLQNPAAMIKIKAELARVIGKNSKLEDRDIDSLPYLQATVEETLRLHPPLPLLIPRKAVTETNFMGYRIPKDTQVLINAWAIGRDEERWEDALSFKPERFLGSDVEYRGQNFEFIPFGAGRRICPGISLAHRLLPLILGSLLYHFDWEVCKDVHGKGEMDMMETMGTTAKKLEHLIVVATRCA, from the exons ATGGAGTGGATTTGGAACTACATTCTCTGCTCTGTACTGATAGGTTTGTTGTCATTTCTTTGGCATTTGAGAAGTATACGTTACAATCGTAAACTTCCACCAGGCCCTAGGGGTTGGCCAATATTTGGCAACATATTCGAATTGGGAAATCTACCGCATAGAAGCCTAGCAGCACTAAAACCAAAATATGGTCCTGTTGTGTGGACAAACCTTGGTTCAGTCAAGACCATGACTGTTCTTTCTGCAGCTGCAGCCGAAGAGTTGTTCAGGAACCATGACCTCTCCTTCATCAACAGGACTATTGTTGACACAATGTGGTCACATGACTTTGGCAAGTGCTCTACAGGTTCAGTTCCTTATGGAGACTATTGGCGCACTTTGAGGCGGATATGTGCTGTTGAGCTATTCACTACTAAGAAGCTAAACGAAACAAAGTTGATTAGACAAAAATGTGTGGATAACATGGTGTTGTGGATCCAAAAAGAAATAAAAGAACGTGGAAGCACCGGGTTTGAGCTGACACACTTTGTTTTCCCTGCATTATATAACATGATGGGAAATATTTTGATATCTCGCGACTTGGTGGATCCACATTCAAAGATTGCCTCTGAATTTTACTTGGCGATGGCAGGATTTTTAGAATGCATGGGTCGGCCTAATGTGTCAGACATATTTCCATGGCTTAGATGGCTTGACCTGCAAGGACTGAGGAAGAGAATGGATCATGATTTGGGAAAAACGATAGAAATTACTTCTGGATTTGTGGAGGATCGTGTGAAACAGCGGAAAAAGAAGGAAGGGAGACTATCAGAGAGCAAGGACTTCTTAGATGTCTTGCTAGATTCCAAGGACACCGAAAAGGATGAACCAGTCAAGCTATCAGACCACCAAATCATTATTTTCCTACTG GAAATGTTTTTTGGTGGGACAGAAACGTTTAGTGCCACGATAGAGTGGGCTATGTCTGAGCTCCTGCAAAATCCTGCAGCAATGATTAAGATTAAAGCTGAGCTTGCTAGAGTTATCGGAAAAAATAGTAAGCTGGAAGATAGAGATATCGATTCTCTGCCTTATTTACAAGCAACTGTGGAGGAGACACTACGCTTGCATCCTCCACTTCCACTTCTAATTCCAAGAAAGGCAGTTACTGAAACCAACTTCATGGGTTATAGAATTCCGAAAGATACACAAGTTTTAATCAATGCTTGGGCAATTGGAAGAGATGAAGAAAGGTGGGAAGATGCTTTGTCTTTCAAACCTGAAAGGTTCTTAGGTTCAGATGTTGAATACAGGGGACAAAATTTTGAGTTTATACCATTTGGGGCCGGGAGAAGGATTTGCCCAGGTATTTCTTTGGCTCATCGTCTGCTGCCACTGATTCTGGGCTCATTACTCTATCATTTTGACTGGGAGGTTTGTAAAGATGTTCATGGTAAGGGGGAAATGGACATGATGGAGACAATGGGGACAACAGCAAAAAAACTAGAACACTTGATTGTAGTAGCTACACGGTGTGCATAA
- the LOC141680628 gene encoding cytochrome P450 76A2-like, protein MDWNANYVIWAALIIFTLLVWHLRKKNSYRSSKLPPGPRGWPVFGNLFDLGSLPHRSLEALRQEYGHVVWLNLGFVKTMVLLSAGAAEECFKNHDLSFIDRFTTDSMRSHDYYTVSLPFGSYNTSWRTMRRICTSELFTNKKINATMPLRQKRVNELLLWIEHEVKRSGTSKIAVRDFVSPALFNIIGNLTLSRNLMDPHSEISSEFLAAMAGFNEAVGRPNISDLVPWLRKLDLQGIRKNMDRSLAKATKIISTFVKERVLERQQNQELSSKPDFLDVLLDYRGNGEAEPAKLSEFQISIFLMEMFFAGTETSTATIEWALCELLQCSGQMKKIKAELGKVVGESKKLQESDIDNLPYLHAIVEETLRLHPPAPLLIPRKAVRDTNFMGYSIPKNAQVMVNYWAIGRDEDSWKDALSFKPERFLDSNVNYKGQSYEFIPFGSGRRICPGLPLAHRMVHLVLGSLLHHFEWELCDDGKIIDMMETMGTSARKLKPLHAIPKRCTPVNMNDKLCVGDDDTESVNASYFRSLVGGLMCLTNTRPDFVF, encoded by the exons ATGGATTGGAACGCGAACTATGTCATTTGGGCCGCCTTGATAATTTTTACTCTACTTGTTTGGCACCTGAGGAAAAAGAACAGTTACAGAAGTTCTAAGCTCCCTCCTGGTCCCAGGGGATGGCCAGTTTTTGGCAATCTTTTCGATCTTGGAAGTTTGCCTCACAGGAGTCTAGAAGCATTAAGACAAGAATATGGTCATGTTGTGTGGCTAAATCTTGGTTTTGTCAAAACCATGGTGCTTCTTTCCGCTGGTGCAGCAGAAGAGTGTTTTAAAAACCATGATCTCTCGTTTATTGACCGGTTCACTACTGACTCGATGAGGTCACATGACTACTACACGGTCTCTTTACCTTTTGGCTCATACAACACCTCCTGGCGCACCATGAGGCGAATTTGTACCTCGGAGCTATTCACTAACAAGAAGATTAACGCCACCATGCCACTTAGGCAAAAGCGTGTCAATGAACTATTGTTGTGGATTGAACATGAAGTAAAAAGAAGTGGAACCAGTAAAATTGCGGTTAGAGACTTTGTGTCCCCAGCATTATTTAACATCATCGGGAATCTCACACTGTCTCGCAACTTGATGGATCCACACTCGGAAATTTCCTCTGAATTTCTCGCAGCTATGGCAGGTTTCAACGAGGCTGTGGGTCGTCCCAATATCTCTGATTTAGTACCCTGGCTTAGAAAGCTTGATCTCCAAGGAATAAGGAAGAACATGGACCGTAGTTTAGCAAAAGCCACAAAAATTATCTCCACATTTGTAAAGGAGCGTGTGTTAGAGAGGCAACAAAATCAGGAATTATCATCAAAACCGGACTTTTTGGATGTGTTGTTAGATTATAGGGGCAATGGAGAGGCTGAACCAGCTAAATTGTCAGAGTTCCAAATCTCAATTTTCCTAATG GAGATGTTTTTTGCCGGAACAGAAACATCAACCGCCACTATTGAGTGGGCACTGTGCGAGCTCCTACAATGTTCTGGTCAAATGAAAAAGATTAAAGCTGAGCTTGGTAAAGTTGTTGGGGAAAGCAAAAAACTGCAAGAAAGTGATATTGATAATCTTCCCTATTTGCATGCAATTGTGGAGGAAACACTACGTCTACATCCTCCTGCTCCACTATTAATTCCAAGGAAGGCAGTTCGAGATACCAATTTCATGGGTTATAGTATTCCGAAAAATGCACAAGTTATGGTCAATTACTGGGCAATTGGAAGAGATGAAGATAGTTGGAAGGATGCATTGTCTTTTAAGCCTGAGAGGTTTCTGGACTCGAATGTTAATTACAAGGGTCAAAGCTATGAGTTTATCCCTTTCGGGTCTGGGAGAAGGATTTGCCCCGGTCTTCCATTGGCCCATCGAATGGTACACTTAGTTCTAGGCTCTTTACTTCACCATTTTGAGTGGGAACTTTGTGATGATGGGAAGATAATAGATATGATGGAGACAATGGGGACATCGGCAAGAAAActaaagcccttgcatgcaattCCAAAACGAT GCACTCCTGTGAACATGAATGATAAACTGTGTGTTGGTGATGATGATACGGAATCAGTCAATGCGAGCTACTTCAGAAGTCTGGTAGGAGGACTAATGTGTTTAACTAATACTAGACCAGACTTTGTGTTTTGA